The Glutamicibacter mishrai DNA window CAGGGCTTCAAGGACACCAGCTGCTAGCTGGCCTGTGAGGCCAGCTCGCTGTTCTGCACCAACCGGGCGAAGCGCCCGCCCAAGGACACTAGTTCATCGAAGGTGCCGGCCTCGGCGATCTTCCCGTCCTCCAGCACGACAATATGATCTGCTCGCATCACCGTGCTTAAGCGGTGGGCAATGAGCAGGGTCGTGCGGCCAACCGCGAGCTCATCCAAGGCTTGCTGAACCAGCGCCTCGGTCACGGTATCCAGTGCGCTGGTGGCTTCATCCAGCACGAGGACCTTCGGCTCGCGCAGCATCGTTCGCGCAATAGCCAGGCGCTGCTGCTCGCCGCCCGAGAAGCGGTGGCCTCGCTGCCCGACCTCGGTGTCGATCCCCAAAGGCAAGCCGCGAATCAGATCAGCAATTTGCGCCGCTTCCAAAGCTTTCCATAATTGCTCTTCGGTCGCTTCCGGCGCCGCCCACAACAGGTTGGCGCGCACTGTGTCGTGCAGCAGATAGCTTTCCTGGGCCACCACCGAGACCACCGAGGCAATGCCCTGCGGGTCATATTCCTTGAGGTCCACGCCGTCGAGCAGCACTTCTCCGGATGTCGGATCCAGCAATCGCGGCAACAGCGACCCGAGGGTCGACTTGCCCGAACCGGTGGCGCCGACCACCGCGGTCATGGTGCCGGCTTTCAGGGTCAAATCCAGCTGATCCAGAGTAGCCTTTCGGGCCTCCGGGTAGCGGAAGCTGACATCCCGCAGCTGGACTTCTCCAGTGGTGCGGGCTGGATCGATTTGCTTGGGGTCAGCTGCTACCGGAAGTTCCTGGTCCGTATCAAGGTATTCGAAGACCCGGCTGAACAGCGCCATGGCCGAAACCCACTGCACCGAGAGCTGCATCAGCCCCATCACCGGGCGGAAGATTCCGGCCTGCAGGCCGGTGAAGGCCACCAGGGTGCCGATGCTCATGCCATCTCCGGTCACTGGCAGCCCGGCAGCCAGATACAGCGCTGCCGGAATGGCCGCGAAAATGATGCTCATGGTGGCCATGCGCCAGCGGCCTGCCAGCGCGCTTTTCATTTCAAGGTCAATGAGCTTGTGGCTGGAATCCGCGAAGGCTTCGGCATCGGCAGGGCCGGTGCCCATGATCTTGGAGAGGCGAACCCCGGAGATGCTCAGGCGCTCTTCGATCAGGGATGTCAGATTCGACATTTCGCGTTGGCGCTTGCCGGTGACCGCGCGGCGCAGCTTCGCGGTTTGCCTGGCCAGGAGGATCGCTGGCGGGAAGACGATGAGGGAGATCAGGCTGAGCTTCCAGGAGATGGCCACCATGGCCACCGCCGTGGCCACCACGGTGGTCAGATTCGAGGCGATGCTGGTTGCCGAGTTGGTGATCACCGACTGCATCTGGCCTACGTCATTGATCAGCCGCGACTGCACATCCCCCGAGCGCGAGTTCGTGAAGTATCCCAGCGACTGTTTTTGCAGGTGGGTGAAGAGCCCGGTGCGCAATCGATGCATGACCCGCTGCCCCATCAGGGTGGCCCGCCAGGTCTGCAGGACTTCCAGCACGGCGGTAGCCAGCGCGATCAGCACCAGTCCCCCGGCGCCGAAGACCAGTAGGCGGATATCGGATTGCGGGATCGCCACGTCAATGAGTTCCCGGACAATGAAGGGCTGCGCCAGTCCGATGATGGATGAGGCGATGATCAGCAGCACCACGGCGATCACGGAACCCAGGTGCGGGCGGAACAGGGATGCTACGCGTTTGAGGGACACCGGGTGTTCGGCCAGCCATTGCTTATCCTGGACGGCGTTTTTCATTCGCCCCGAACCGGCTCCACCACCTGGATGTCCGGGCATTGAATTTGCACTCATAGACCCTCCTTCGTCATTCTCTTCACCAAAAGAATAACAGAGGTAACCTCACTATGTGGTTCCATCTTGAAATTGTTCCGAAGAACACACTATCCTTAACACCATGCAGAACGATGAGTCCAAGCCTGACTTGGCAGATCTTTTCCTCCGCGCATCGCGCGTCATTCGAGGCCGCTGGAGGGAAAGCCTGATCCCGATGGGGATCACCCCACACCAGTCGAGAGTGCTGAGCCTGCTCGGCCACGCCGAAGCCGAAGGCCTGCGCAATTCCCAGCTCGCCGAGCGCCTGCACATCGCTGCCCGCTCCACCACCGAAGTTGTCGACCAGCTGGAGGCCAAGCAGCTGGTGGTTCGCACCCCGGATCCGGCGGACCGCCGCGCAACGCTGATCGCGCTGAGCCCCAGCGGCCGGGCGCAGCTAGGAAAAATGTCCCAACTGCGCCGCGACAGCATGGCGGGATACTTCGAAAAGCTCTCAGCCCCTGACCGCGACGAACTCGCGCGGCTGCTTGAAATCCTCGACCGGGAGAACCCCCGCTCACCGCGCCACGGGTGCAAGTAGCCAAGGGTCATCGGCGCACGTCCACAAGCAATAGTCGACGGCCGGGCCAACCAATTAGTGATTGACCCGGCCGTCGCCTTCGTTCTGCGCCGAGGCACAATGGGTATTTAGTTCTCGGTCTTTCCGTGGCGCCAGTAGCCCATGAATGCTACCTGCTTGCGGTCGATGCCCGCCTCTCGAACGAGGTAGCGGCGCATTTCCTTGACCGTGCCCGCTTCGCCAGCGACCCAGGCATAGAACGGCGCCTTGTTGGCCTGCCCGGTCTCCCACAGGATCTGCGCGTCAACGTCGATATCTTCCGGCTCGGCATTGGTATGCACCACGCCGGCGGCCGGAATGGCCACTACCTGGCTCAGCGCGTTGCGCAACAGCTCGCCGTGCGGATGGCTGCCACGGGTCAGCCACTGCACCGATACCCCCGAACGGGTCGAGGCGCCGAGGATGTCGGTGGTTTCCGGGACCTCGATCAGCGCGTGCCCGGTGACATGCGAGGGCAGGGATTCGAGAATCGCGCAGATGGCCGGGGCCGCGGTTTCATCCCCGGCCAGCACGATGCGGCTTGCCTCGCCTGGACGGAATTCGATGCCTCCATAGCTGGCATCGTTCAGGAATTTGTTCGGGCCCAGCAGCAACAGCTGGTCTCCGACCTGCGCGCGGTCGCCGAATTCGGTAGCCGGCCCGCCCTGCAGCTTCCCATCCACCACATGGCCATGCATCACGAAGTCGATATCCAGTTCCGCGGTGAGCCCGCTGTTATCGCGGTGCCCGGCCTCGCGGAAGGCGCGCACCGTGTAGGTGCGCATGTAGCCGCGGGTATCCGGATCGATGGACAGCCAGCGCTTGTACCAGCCTTCTTGCTCCGCGGGGCTGGTCATCGCCTGCGGTCGCATCGAGGCGATTTCCTCGGTCAGGGCACTGCCGCCAGCTGGCGGCAGCAACAGCTTGATGCGCATATCCAGCGGATGGCTATTGGTTCCGAAGTAGTCCAAGTCGTTGCCGCTGACGGTCAGGCGGCGGAAGGACGGCGAGAGTTCCTGGCGCTTGACCACGGTGGTATCAAAGGCCAGCGTTGGCACATGCTCGTAGGCCGGGCGGGCAGCTTCGGCTGTATCGGGCGCAGCTTCGATGCCTTCTTCCGATGTGCTTGCGGCGGCCGCGGAAGGCTCCAGTGCCCGCGGCGCGCTGCGGAAGATCCCCTTGGAGGCCAGCACTTCTTCGGTGCGCAGCACACGGTGCCGGCCGATGGGCAGCACCAGCGGGGTGCCGCCGACCGGGTCGGGGATCACTCGGCTTGGCATGCCGAAGACATCCTTGACCGTCTTCTCGGTAACCACTTCATTCGGGTGCCCCGCCGCGTAGATCTTGCCGTGGCGCAGGGCCACCAGGTAGTCGGCGTAGCGGGCTGCGAGGTTCAAATCGTGCAGCACGATCACCACGGTGATGCCTCGGCTGCGGTTCAATTCGCTGACCACGTCCAGCACTTCGAGCTGGTGGGCGACATCCAGGAAGGTGGTGGGCTCATCGAGCAATAACAGGTCGGTTTCCTGGGCCAGTGCCATGGCGATCCAGACGCGCTGGCGCTGTCCGCCGGAGAGCTCATCAACCGCGCGGTCGGCCAGCTCGATGGTGCCGGTCAGTTCCATGGCGCGATTCACCGCGGCCTCATCCTCAGCAGAGAACCGCTTGAACAGGCCCTGGTGCGGGTAGCGGCCGCGGCTGATCAGCTCGCGGGCGGTAATCCCGTCCGGCGCGGTAGGCGACTGCGGCAGCAGGCCCAGGGTCTTGGCGACTTCCTTGGCCGGCTTGGAATGGATGTCGGCGCCGTCGAGCAGCACTTGGCCGCCGGCGGGCTTGAGCAGCCGGGACAAGGCGCGCAGCAGCGTGGATTTGCCGCAGCCGTTGGCACCCACCACGATGCTCACCTGTCCGGTGGGAATATCCAGGGACAGCTCGTCGACGATGGTGACCTTGTCGTAGGCCAAGGTCAGATCGCTAGCCTGCAAAGTGGCCATGGGTTACGCCCCGTTTCCAGTTGAGTTGGCGCGCACCAGAATCCAGATCAGGAAGGGTGCGCCGAATGCGCCGGTGATGACACCTACCGGCAGTGCGGTTTCTGCGAACAAGTTCGCGGCAAAGAAGTTGGCAACGATGACCAAGGTGGCCCCGGTCAGTCCCGCCAGCGGAATGTTGATCGGCCCGCGGCTCAGCGCAGCGCTGATCGGCCCGGCCAGGAACGCCACGAAGGCCAGCGGGCCGGTAATGGCAATGGGCAATGCACCCATGGCGACAGCGACGAATACCAGCAGCACCCGGGCCCAGGGCACGTTGACGCCCAGGGCGGCCGCGGAGTCCTCCCCCAGCTCCAGCATTTTCAGCTGGCGCAAAACGAAGGGCAGCAGCAACGCCCCGAGAGCACCGAGGGTGATCAAAAGAATCAAGGCGCTGTTCCAGTTGCTGGAGGACAGCGAACCGGTCAGCCAGTGCATCACATCGCTGGCGGTATTCACCTCGGCCTGGGTCAAAAGGTACTGGATCAAGGCCTGGAGCATGGCGCCGATGGCCAGGCCGGCCAGGATCAGCCGAGGACCTGTGCGCTTGCCGGAGGCCGAGAGCCAATAGATCAGCGCCGCGACCACCAGGCCGCCGGCCAAGGCGAAGGCGTTGAGCTTCCAGTCGGTGTAGCCCAGGGTGATCATGGCCAGCACCGCGGCAGCCGAAGCGCCATAGCCTACGCCGATCACATCGGGGCTGGCCAGCGGGTTGCCCAGCCAGCGCTGGAAGAGGGCCCCGGAGATGCCCAGCCCCGCCCCTGCCAGGGCGCCCACGGCCACCCGAGGCAGCCTGTCGGACATGATGATGAAGCTGGTGCCGGGGACCTTCTGCCCGCCCAGCACCTGCAGCACTTCGACTGCCGGCAGCCGATCCCGGCCCCAGAACAGGTAGGCGGCAATGGTCAGGACCATGGCCAGGGACATCCAAACCACGGTGCGCGCCACCCGGTTTTTCCGCACGGCGGCTTTGCCCTGTGCAGGCTGTGGCGCCGCTTTCGCTTCGGGTTCGCTTGGCTGGCTCATTGCTGCTCGTGTCATTTCGCTCGTGCTCACAGGCTCACCGACTTCATGCCGCTGCGCATCATCAGGATAAACAGTGGTCCGCCGATCATCGCGCACATCACGCCCACCTGGATTTCGCTCGGCGGCGCGATCACTCGTCCCACGGTATCAGCGACCAGCAGCAGCACGGGCCCGGCCAGCAGGCTGCCGGGCATCAGCCAGCGGTAGTCGGATCCGACCAGCAGGCGCACCGCATGCGGGATCATCAGGCCGACAAAGGCGATGGGTCCTGCCACCGCGGTGGCGGTGCCGGCCAGGATAACCACGCCGATGGATCCAAGCAGCCGGGCACGGCCCAGGTTGAAGCCCAGGGCGGTGGCGGTGTCATCGCCCATGGACACGGCATTGGATACCCGCGCGGTGGACAGCAGGATCAGGGCGCCGAGGGCCACCATCGGGATGGCGCCGAGGAAGGTATCGATCGGGGTGCTGGAGAGCGAGCCGATCTGCCATTTGCGGAAGCGGTCCAAGGTGGAATCCGAAACCATCAGGACCGCGTTGGTGATCGCCCCGACGCCCACCGCCATGGCCGCGCCGCCCAGCGCCAGCTTGATCGGCGTGGCTCCTTCGCGGCCCACGTTGGCCACCAGATAGACCAGGGTCATCACCACGGCCGCGCCGATAAAGGCGGCGGCCATGATCCCGGTCAGCGAGCTGACACCGAAGAAGGCGATCGCCAGCACCACGCTCATGGCCGAGCCGGCGTTCAAGCCCAGGATGCCGGTATCGGCCAGCGGGTTGCGGGTCAGGCCCTGCAGCCCGGCACCGGCCAGGCCAAGGGCTGCGCCGACCACGATGGCGCCCACGGTGCGGGCGAAGCGCGAAGACACCACGCCCTGGTCCCCGTTATCCGCATCAAAATGCCACAGGGCGTCCGCCACGGTGGACAGCGAGACCGAGCGCGCTCCGAAGAGCAGCGACGCGGCCACGGCCAGGACCAAGAGCACCGCGAGGACCAGGAAGGCTCCGAGCTTGCGCGGCAGTCGGGGGCCCGTGCCCGCCGGGGCTTGGCGCGTCGTACTTTCAGTCGCGGTCATTGGTTCCTACACTCATTGCTATGGCACATCTTTCCTGGCCCACCGTCATCGCTCCCGGCATCGCGGTCCTCACCGCCGATAACCCCTCGGAAATGACGCTGGATGGGACTAATTCCTATTTGCTCTTCGACCCGGCATCTTCGACGCTGCAGCCGGGCACCGAAGTGGTGCTCATCGACCCAGGACCCGAGCTTCAGTCGCATCTGCAGGCGCTGTCCCAGTTCGAGATCCAGCTGGTGCTGATCACCCACCGACATGCGGACCACACCGGCGGCATCGACCGCCTGCGCCAGCTGGCCGCCGCCCCGGTGCGGGCCCAGCTCGCCGAGCACTGCCGGGATGCCGATCCTCTGGCCGACGGCGAGATCATCTCGGCCGCCGGGGTACAGATCCAGGTGCATGACACCCCGGGCCACACCTCGGATTCGGTGTGCTTCACCGTGGATGGATCGCATCTGTTCACCGGAGACACCGTGCTGGGCCGCGGCACCACCATTCTGGAACATCCGGACGGGACGCTGGCCGACTACCTCGCCTCGCTGAACCGGCTGCTGGGCCTGCCGGATATGCCCTTGCATCCGGCGCACGGGCAGCAGCATGAAACCTCGCATCAGCTGCTGCGCGCCTATCTGGAGCATCGGAAATCCCGGCTGGATCAAGTGCGTGCCGCCCTGCAGAAACTCGGCAAGGCCGGGGCGGACGCGACCCCAGCCCAATTGCTGGAGTTCGTCTACCCCGACCTGGATCCGCGCCTGGTTAGCGCGGCGAGCCGATCGTTGGAAGCGCAGCTGCACTATCTAGCGTCGAATCGCTAGCGGCTACTTGGCCGCTGCTGCGTTTTCAGCAGCCTTCACGATTTTCGGAACCACGGTGTCCAAGGACCATTCCAGGGACAGCGGCGAAGCTGCCGAGATGGCCAGGGTGGCTTCATCGGTGCCTGGCAGGGCCAGCGCGTCGTTCTTCACGGCAGGGATCTGGCCGTAGAGCGGCTGGGACTTCACGATGTCCTTGGTGGTGTTTCCGGCGACGGCCGAGGAGAAGACGATGTCAGAATCCCACTCGTTGACCTTTTCCGGGGAAACGGTGAAGAAGAAGGTGTCCTTGGCGGCGTTCTTCTGCACGTAGTCGGCCTGCTTCATGCCCAGTGAGGAAAGGAAACGCGGGCGGGTGTCGCCTTCGGAGTAGACATAGGCGGTATCCGGTGCCGAAAGGTCAGCGGCGATGAAGCTGGTGTCCTTGAGCACTGGGTTCTCTTCGCCAACCTTGGCCAAATCGCCCTCGACCTTTTCGATCAGCGCGTCGGCTTCATCTTCCTTGCCCAGCATCTGTCCGGCGGCTTCGGTGACATCCTGCCAGCTGGTCAGGTAGTTCGGCTCGATCGGGCCGACAACCGGGGCGATTTCCTGCAGCTTCTCGTACTGTTCCTTCTTCAGGCCCGAGTATGGGGCGAAGATGACATCCGGCTTGGTCTTGGCAATCGCGGTGTAGTCCGGGTCATCACCGGTGGCGAACTGCACTGGCGCCTTTTCGGAACCGATGGAAGCGTCCAGCTTGGCCAGCGCTTCGTCCTTCCACGCAGTCGAGTTGTTCTCGTTCTGGCCGTAGGCGTCAATGTCCATGCCGACCGGCACGGTATCAAGGGCCAGCAGGGTGTCGGCGTTGACCCACGAGATGGTGGCGACGCGCTCTGGGGCCTTGTCGATGGTGGTTTCACCATAGATGTTCTTGATGGTGACCGGGGTGAAGTCCTCTGCGGACTTGGCCGATGCATCCGCCGAGGAATCTGCGGAGTTGCTGGCTGAACCGCAGGCGGTCAGGCTCAGCGCGAGGATTGCGGTGGACGCGGCGAAGATCCCGGCGCGACGTGAAATTTTCATGGGTCGGTGATTCCAGACTATGCGAGGTTCTGTAAACATGTCGGCGTAGATAGGTTAGGTTTACCTATCCGGGCCGTATGCCACAATACGCGGTGGGCCCATCAATACGCAACACGAAACGTATCTAATCACCGACCCAGAAGTGAAGCTAACCACACATGGGCCGCTTCCAGTCGTTGTTGACCACGGATTTTATTCTCTAGTCGCTAGCAGCCTTCCCGGATTAGCCACCGTAATTGATGCGCGAACCAGCACTAGTCCAAGTAACACGGCGACAATAACGGTGATCACGGTCAACGGGCTGAAGATCACGGCCATGCCCGCCAGTGGCAGGACCAGCACGGTGGAGGCGATGGCAAATGCGATGGATGCCGCCAGCGCAGGAATCATCAACGACTTGATTCGCGCCGTGTTCATGGTCCCCCACTCCATGCCCAGACGATGCAGGCCGGAATAGAGTTCAGCGCGGTCCAAGGTGCCAGCGCTCTGCGTAATCGCCGAGGATGCGGCCACGCAGATGAAGGTGATTGCCAGGGTCACCAGAACGCCGGTCAGGATATCGCCAGGCAGATAGTCGTACCAGTTGTTGCTGGATTCCTGAGCCGGAGCGCCCTTCATCATTGCCGCCCCGCTGCCGCCAACCACAGCCACGAAGGAAGCCATTGCGACACCGGAGACCTGTCGCCAGGATTCTGCAGGATTTTCCAGGATCATCCGGGCGGCCAGCAGCTGTTGCGGAGTCTCGGCTTTTTTGAGCTTGTTCTGCCCCACCTTGGACACCAGGTACGGTCCCACCAGGTTCAGCACCAGCAGGCCGAAGCCGAAGCCGATGATAATCACCGCCAGAATCGTCGCGAGGTCTTGGGCCACCATTCCGAGATTGGAGAAGACCAGGCACAACAGCAGAATGCCGCCCACTGTGATCACCGCGCGCAGCCAGCTAGGCACGGGAACACTGCGGCGCGTAGCCACTGCCAAGGGAGTGATCATGAGCTTGCGCAGGCCGGCTGCCGCGCTGAGCGCAGAGAGCACGACGACTGCGACTACTGCAATCGCCAGGGCCCAGACCGGCAGGTAGATGGCCATTCCAATAGGGGCACCCTGGAATGGGATCAGTGATGCCACCGGAGCGCACGCCAAGTAGAGAACCACGCCGGCGAGCGCGCCAGCCAAGGCCGTCCCGGCCGCCTGCGTGATGGCCACCAGGCTGATCTGTGAACCGGTGGCACCCAGCAGGCGCAGCGAGGACAGCGCCCGGTCATTGGCTCGGGCCGAGAGCCGGGCGGCGGCAGATCCGAGGACCACCAGTGGCACAACCAGCAGCACCACGGCCAATCCGGCAAGGGGCAGATAGGCGGCCTGCGCTTCTGCCTCGAAGCTGGTGAATGAGTAGGCGCCGCCCAAGACAATCAGCAGGATCGCGCTGACCAAGGCGTAAGCGCTGACGGTCAGGATCTGCGGGGCCAGTCGGGATTTGGCTGGCCGCCCGAGCAGCCAGGCTAGATGCAGGATGTTCATCGCACATCCCCGCCCATTGCGCTGGTGCCACGGCGGCTATCGCTGATCAACTGGCCGTCATGCAGCTTCACCACGCGGTCGCACTTGGCTGCCACCGAAGGATCATGGGTCACCATAACCAGGGACTTGCCCTGGCCGACGGTGCAATCCAGCAGGGTATCAAGCACCTCGGTGCCGGTGGCGGAATCCAAGGCGCCGGTGGGCTCATCGGCAAATACCACCATGGCGCCGGTAACCTGCGCGCGGGCGATTGCTACTCGCTGCATCTGCCCGCCGGAGAGCTGGCCGATGCGCCGCTGCTCCATGCCCGCCAGTCCCAGTGCGGCCAGTGCTTGGCCAGCCTGGGTGATGGCAGCTGAGCGCGGGGTGCCGTTGATCATCAGCGCCATGGCCACGTTTTCTTCTGCGGTGAGCTCTGGAATCAGCAGGCCCGATTGGAAGACGAACCCGAAACTCTGGCGTCGCAGCTTGGTCCGCGCCTTGTCGGCGAGCTGCTGGATGTCTACCGG harbors:
- a CDS encoding MBL fold metallo-hydrolase, whose translation is MAHLSWPTVIAPGIAVLTADNPSEMTLDGTNSYLLFDPASSTLQPGTEVVLIDPGPELQSHLQALSQFEIQLVLITHRHADHTGGIDRLRQLAAAPVRAQLAEHCRDADPLADGEIISAAGVQIQVHDTPGHTSDSVCFTVDGSHLFTGDTVLGRGTTILEHPDGTLADYLASLNRLLGLPDMPLHPAHGQQHETSHQLLRAYLEHRKSRLDQVRAALQKLGKAGADATPAQLLEFVYPDLDPRLVSAASRSLEAQLHYLASNR
- a CDS encoding FecCD family ABC transporter permease — encoded protein: MSQPSEPEAKAAPQPAQGKAAVRKNRVARTVVWMSLAMVLTIAAYLFWGRDRLPAVEVLQVLGGQKVPGTSFIIMSDRLPRVAVGALAGAGLGISGALFQRWLGNPLASPDVIGVGYGASAAAVLAMITLGYTDWKLNAFALAGGLVVAALIYWLSASGKRTGPRLILAGLAIGAMLQALIQYLLTQAEVNTASDVMHWLTGSLSSSNWNSALILLITLGALGALLLPFVLRQLKMLELGEDSAAALGVNVPWARVLLVFVAVAMGALPIAITGPLAFVAFLAGPISAALSRGPINIPLAGLTGATLVIVANFFAANLFAETALPVGVITGAFGAPFLIWILVRANSTGNGA
- a CDS encoding SIP domain-containing protein, with amino-acid sequence MATLQASDLTLAYDKVTIVDELSLDIPTGQVSIVVGANGCGKSTLLRALSRLLKPAGGQVLLDGADIHSKPAKEVAKTLGLLPQSPTAPDGITARELISRGRYPHQGLFKRFSAEDEAAVNRAMELTGTIELADRAVDELSGGQRQRVWIAMALAQETDLLLLDEPTTFLDVAHQLEVLDVVSELNRSRGITVVIVLHDLNLAARYADYLVALRHGKIYAAGHPNEVVTEKTVKDVFGMPSRVIPDPVGGTPLVLPIGRHRVLRTEEVLASKGIFRSAPRALEPSAAAASTSEEGIEAAPDTAEAARPAYEHVPTLAFDTTVVKRQELSPSFRRLTVSGNDLDYFGTNSHPLDMRIKLLLPPAGGSALTEEIASMRPQAMTSPAEQEGWYKRWLSIDPDTRGYMRTYTVRAFREAGHRDNSGLTAELDIDFVMHGHVVDGKLQGGPATEFGDRAQVGDQLLLLGPNKFLNDASYGGIEFRPGEASRIVLAGDETAAPAICAILESLPSHVTGHALIEVPETTDILGASTRSGVSVQWLTRGSHPHGELLRNALSQVVAIPAAGVVHTNAEPEDIDVDAQILWETGQANKAPFYAWVAGEAGTVKEMRRYLVREAGIDRKQVAFMGYWRHGKTEN
- a CDS encoding ABC transporter ATP-binding protein codes for the protein MLENSFGHPPVLHAQNLYRSFGSTTALNGVNLEISLGESLAIMGPSGSGKSTLLHALAGIELPDSGSLMLSLPGTQPVDIQQLADKARTKLRRQSFGFVFQSGLLIPELTAEENVAMALMINGTPRSAAITQAGQALAALGLAGMEQRRIGQLSGGQMQRVAIARAQVTGAMVVFADEPTGALDSATGTEVLDTLLDCTVGQGKSLVMVTHDPSVAAKCDRVVKLHDGQLISDSRRGTSAMGGDVR
- a CDS encoding ABC transporter substrate-binding protein; translation: MKISRRAGIFAASTAILALSLTACGSASNSADSSADASAKSAEDFTPVTIKNIYGETTIDKAPERVATISWVNADTLLALDTVPVGMDIDAYGQNENNSTAWKDEALAKLDASIGSEKAPVQFATGDDPDYTAIAKTKPDVIFAPYSGLKKEQYEKLQEIAPVVGPIEPNYLTSWQDVTEAAGQMLGKEDEADALIEKVEGDLAKVGEENPVLKDTSFIAADLSAPDTAYVYSEGDTRPRFLSSLGMKQADYVQKNAAKDTFFFTVSPEKVNEWDSDIVFSSAVAGNTTKDIVKSQPLYGQIPAVKNDALALPGTDEATLAISAASPLSLEWSLDTVVPKIVKAAENAAAAK
- a CDS encoding MarR family winged helix-turn-helix transcriptional regulator yields the protein MGITPHQSRVLSLLGHAEAEGLRNSQLAERLHIAARSTTEVVDQLEAKQLVVRTPDPADRRATLIALSPSGRAQLGKMSQLRRDSMAGYFEKLSAPDRDELARLLEILDRENPRSPRHGCK
- a CDS encoding ABC transporter ATP-binding protein encodes the protein MSANSMPGHPGGGAGSGRMKNAVQDKQWLAEHPVSLKRVASLFRPHLGSVIAVVLLIIASSIIGLAQPFIVRELIDVAIPQSDIRLLVFGAGGLVLIALATAVLEVLQTWRATLMGQRVMHRLRTGLFTHLQKQSLGYFTNSRSGDVQSRLINDVGQMQSVITNSATSIASNLTTVVATAVAMVAISWKLSLISLIVFPPAILLARQTAKLRRAVTGKRQREMSNLTSLIEERLSISGVRLSKIMGTGPADAEAFADSSHKLIDLEMKSALAGRWRMATMSIIFAAIPAALYLAAGLPVTGDGMSIGTLVAFTGLQAGIFRPVMGLMQLSVQWVSAMALFSRVFEYLDTDQELPVAADPKQIDPARTTGEVQLRDVSFRYPEARKATLDQLDLTLKAGTMTAVVGATGSGKSTLGSLLPRLLDPTSGEVLLDGVDLKEYDPQGIASVVSVVAQESYLLHDTVRANLLWAAPEATEEQLWKALEAAQIADLIRGLPLGIDTEVGQRGHRFSGGEQQRLAIARTMLREPKVLVLDEATSALDTVTEALVQQALDELAVGRTTLLIAHRLSTVMRADHIVVLEDGKIAEAGTFDELVSLGGRFARLVQNSELASQAS
- a CDS encoding FecCD family ABC transporter permease, whose amino-acid sequence is MTATESTTRQAPAGTGPRLPRKLGAFLVLAVLLVLAVAASLLFGARSVSLSTVADALWHFDADNGDQGVVSSRFARTVGAIVVGAALGLAGAGLQGLTRNPLADTGILGLNAGSAMSVVLAIAFFGVSSLTGIMAAAFIGAAVVMTLVYLVANVGREGATPIKLALGGAAMAVGVGAITNAVLMVSDSTLDRFRKWQIGSLSSTPIDTFLGAIPMVALGALILLSTARVSNAVSMGDDTATALGFNLGRARLLGSIGVVILAGTATAVAGPIAFVGLMIPHAVRLLVGSDYRWLMPGSLLAGPVLLLVADTVGRVIAPPSEIQVGVMCAMIGGPLFILMMRSGMKSVSL
- a CDS encoding FtsX-like permease family protein; this translates as MNILHLAWLLGRPAKSRLAPQILTVSAYALVSAILLIVLGGAYSFTSFEAEAQAAYLPLAGLAVVLLVVPLVVLGSAAARLSARANDRALSSLRLLGATGSQISLVAITQAAGTALAGALAGVVLYLACAPVASLIPFQGAPIGMAIYLPVWALAIAVVAVVVLSALSAAAGLRKLMITPLAVATRRSVPVPSWLRAVITVGGILLLCLVFSNLGMVAQDLATILAVIIIGFGFGLLVLNLVGPYLVSKVGQNKLKKAETPQQLLAARMILENPAESWRQVSGVAMASFVAVVGGSGAAMMKGAPAQESSNNWYDYLPGDILTGVLVTLAITFICVAASSAITQSAGTLDRAELYSGLHRLGMEWGTMNTARIKSLMIPALAASIAFAIASTVLVLPLAGMAVIFSPLTVITVIVAVLLGLVLVRASITVANPGRLLATRE